A window of the Lolium perenne isolate Kyuss_39 chromosome 7, Kyuss_2.0, whole genome shotgun sequence genome harbors these coding sequences:
- the LOC127300942 gene encoding translation initiation factor IF-2, chloroplastic isoform X1 — translation MASPASVTNLGSKGRPSPLLTAAVRKGHLVSRISFTGFDGVRRWPCVPGRLCRCMVITNLIDEKGAQFSSRASVSVKADDDNDLLSKPLQRPIRPTGPPESTNTATASAPARKPGGAILRDREKVRESLDEVLEKAEKLEASNSRNSDRENSKLRQNDVAKPDSPTATVVEEGPNSKRTKTLKSVWRKGNPVPTVHKVIKDQPRTDSRYQSISPAKPAVSSPSNSAPQLLTRPSVASPPRRPIKADTPKEKKGPILIDKFASKRPVVDPAVAESLVDPVKPIRGPPVKLKDNRRKKVLTPAGSRRRVPNNDRIVDDDAPIRKGRRWSKAKRRAARLEALEAEEPVRVEILEVGEEGMDIDELAYQLAVGESEILRFLSVRGAMVDNVQTLDKDLVKMVCMEYEVEVLESGPMRVEEMAKKNEFLDEEDLDKLEVRPPIVTIMGHVDHGKTTLLDYIRNSKVVASEAGGITQGIGAYQVLVPVDGNPQACVFLDTPGHEAFGAMRARGAKVTDICIIVVAADDGVRPQTNEAIAHAKAAGVPIIIAINKVYVVATFFHSCHPPFSYFSHLLCKQVDKEGANQERVMQELSQIGLMPEMWGGDTPMIQISALKGENVDELLETVMLVAELQELKANPHRNAKGTVIEACLDKAKGPLATLVVQNGTLNKGDILVCGEAFGKIRAMYDDRGSLVDQVGPSNAVQIIGLNNVPLAGDEFESVDDLDVARERANARADAMRIERISAKAGQGKVTLSSIAASVSSGNQTGIDTHGLNVILKVDFQGSIEAIRQAIQALPQENVSLRFLLQAPGDVSLSDVDLAVASEGIVFGFNVKAPGSVKKYAKQKSVEIRLYKVIYDLIDDLRNAMEGLLDLAEEEVPLGSAKVRAVFSSGSGKAAGCMVTTGKVVEDCNVRVLRKGKEVYVGTLDSLRRVKETVKEVGAGLECGVGVDDFDDWEEGDVVEAFNTVKKARTLEEASATVTAALKGAGVQV, via the exons ATGGCATCTCCTGCTTCTGTTACCAACCTGGGGAGTAAGGGAAGGCCCAGCCCACTGCTAACAGCGGCAGTGAGGAAAGGACACTTGGTTTCTAGGATCAGTTTTACAGGGTTTGACGGTGTCCGGAGGTGGCCGTGTGTGCCAGGGAGACTGTGTAGATGTATGGTCATAACTAACTTGATCGACGAGAAGGGAGCTCAATTCTCATCAAGAGCAAGTGTGAGTGTTAAAGCTGATGATGACAATGATCTTCTTTCGAAGCCCCTGCAGAGGCCAATCCGGCCGACTGGGCCTCCAGAAAGCACGAATACAGCAACCGCATCAGCACCTGCCAGGAAGCCAGGTGGCGCAATATTGCGAGACAGAGAGAAGGTTCGAGAGTCATTGGATGAGGTGTTGGAAAAGGCAGAAAAACTTGAGGCCTCAAACTCTAGAAATTCAGACAGGGAGAACAGTAAATTGAGACAGAATGATGTTGCAAAGCCTGATAGTCCAACGGCAACAGTGGTGGAGGAGGGCCCCAATTCAAAAAGAACAAAAACACTAAAGAGCGTATGGAGAAAGGGGAACCCTGTGCCAACTGTACATAAGGTGATTAAAGATCAGCCACGCACTGATAGTAGGTACCAGTCGATATCTCCAGCTAAACCAGCAGTCTCTTCTCCATCAAATTCAGCACCTCAGCTACTAACAAGACCTTCTGTAGCATCACCACCTCGTCGGCCCATAAAGGCTGATACACCGAAGGAGAAAAAAGGACCCATACTGATCGACAAATTTGCTTCCAAGAGACCAGTAGTTGACCCAGCTGTAGCTGAATCACTGGTAGACCCTGTAAAGCCCATACGAGGCCCACCAGTGAAATTGAAGGATAATCGTCGTAAAAAAGTCCTCACACCAGCTGGTTCCCGCCGGCGTGTGCCAAACAATGATCGAATAGTTGATGACGATGCTCCAATTCGCAAGGGAAGGAGATGGAGCAAGGCAAAACGTAGGGCTGCCAGGCTTGAGGCTTTAGAAGCTGAAGAACCAGTTAGGGTTGAAATCCTTGAAGTTGGTGAAGAAGGTATGGATATTGACGAATTAGCATATCAATTGGCAGTTGGCGAATCAGAAATCCTGCGATTTTTATCTGTCAGAGGAGCAATGGTTGACAATGTTCAGACTCTTGATAAAGATTTGGTTAAGATGGTTTGCATGGAATATGAAGTTGAGGTATTGGAAAGTGGTCCAATGAGAGTGGAAGAGATGGCAAAGAAGAATGAGTTCCTTGATGAGGAAGATTTGGATAAACTGGAAGTACGGCCTCCCATTGTAACTATAATGGGTCATGTCGATCATGGGAAG ACTACTCTGTTGGATTATATACGCAATAGCAAG GTGGTGGCATCTGAAGCTGGTGGAATAACACAAGGAATTGGAGCATATCAGGTTCTTGTGCCAGTTGATGGAAACCCTCAGGCTTGTGTTTTTCTTGACACTCCAGGACATGAG GCGTTTGGTGCCATGAGAGCTCGAGGAGCGAAGGTAACTGATATATGTATCATTGTCGTAGCTGCGGATGATGGCGTTCGGCCACAAACAAACGAGGCGATTGCGCATGCAAAAGCAGCTGGTGTGCCTATTATAATAGCTATAAATAAGGTATATGTTGTAGCCACTTTCTTTCATAGTTGCCATCCCCCTTTCTCATATTTCAGTCACCTCCTATGCAAGCAGGTGGACAAGGAGGGAGCTAATCAAGAACGAGTGATGCAAGAGCTTTCCCAAATTGGACTTATGCCAGAGATGTGGGGTGGTGATACCCCGATGATTCAG ATAAGTGCTCTCAAAGGAGAGAATGTTGACGAGCTATTAGAGACTGTCATGCTTGTTGCCGAG TTGCAAGAATTAAAAGCCAACCCTCATAGAAATGCAAAGGGCACAGTTATAGAAGCATGTCTTGACAAGGCTAAAGGACCTCTTGCCACCCTAGTTGTACAGAATGGAACCCTGAATAAGGGTGATATTCTTGTTTGTGGTGAGGCTTTTGGAAAG ATCCGCGCAATGTATGATGATCGTGGAAGTCTTGTAGACCAAGTAGGGCCATCTAATGCCGTGCAG ATTATTGGCCTGAACAATGTACCCCTTGCTGGTGACGAGTTTGAGTCTGTTGATGACCTTGATGTTGCACGTGAAAGGGCAAATGCTCGTGCTGATGCAATGAGAATTGAAAGGATATCTGCGAAAGCTGGGCAAGGAAAAGTCACTCTCTCATCCATTGCAGCGTCTGTTTCATCTGGAAACCAAACAGGGATTGATACGCATGGGTTAAATGTCATACTTAAAGTTGATTTTCAG GGTTCCATTGAGGCCATTAGGCAAGCCATTCAAGCGCTGCCTCAAGAAAATGTCTCTTTGAGGTTCCTACTTCAAGCTCCAGGAGATGTGAGTCTTAGTGATGTTGATCTGGCTGTTGCTTCGGAAGGAATTGTATTTGGTTTCAATGTCAAAGCTCCAGGATCAGTTAAGAAATATGCTAAACAGAAAAGTGTGGAAATCCGATTATACAAGGTGATCTATGATTTGATTGATGATTTGCGGAATGCCATGGAAGGACTTCTTGACCTTGCTGAG GAGGAGGTACCACTCGGTTCAGCCAAAGTTCGAGCTGTTTTCAGTAGTGGTAGTGGAAAGGCAGCAGGTTGCATGGTAACTACAGGGAAAGTTGTGGAAGACTGCAACGTTCGGGTTCTTCGTAAAGGAAAAGAAGTTTATGTGGGTACACTTGATTCCTTGAGACGGGTGAAAGAAACTGTGAAGGAG GTTGGCGCGGGGCTAGAGTGTGGTGTTGGGGTAGATGACTTTGACGATTGGGAGGAAGGTGACGTTGTGGAGGCATTCAACACTGTGAAGAAGGCAAGAACACTCGAGGAAGCCTCTGCCACCGTGACTGCGGCTCTCAAGGGTGCAGGCGTCCAGGTGTAG
- the LOC127300942 gene encoding translation initiation factor IF-2, chloroplastic isoform X2 yields MASPASVTNLGSKGRPSPLLTAAVRKGHLVSRISFTGFDGVRRWPCVPGRLCRCMVITNLIDEKGAQFSSRASVSVKADDDNDLLSKPLQRPIRPTGPPESTNTATASAPARKPGGAILRDREKVRESLDEVLEKAEKLEASNSRNSDRENSKLRQNDVAKPDSPTATVVEEGPNSKRTKTLKSVWRKGNPVPTVHKVIKDQPRTDSRYQSISPAKPAVSSPSNSAPQLLTRPSVASPPRRPIKADTPKEKKGPILIDKFASKRPVVDPAVAESLVDPVKPIRGPPVKLKDNRRKKVLTPAGSRRRVPNNDRIVDDDAPIRKGRRWSKAKRRAARLEALEAEEPVRVEILEVGEEGMDIDELAYQLAVGESEILRFLSVRGAMVDNVQTLDKDLVKMVCMEYEVEVLESGPMRVEEMAKKNEFLDEEDLDKLEVRPPIVTIMGHVDHGKTTLLDYIRNSKVVASEAGGITQGIGAYQVLVPVDGNPQACVFLDTPGHEAFGAMRARGAKVTDICIIVVAADDGVRPQTNEAIAHAKAAGVPIIIAINKVDKEGANQERVMQELSQIGLMPEMWGGDTPMIQISALKGENVDELLETVMLVAELQELKANPHRNAKGTVIEACLDKAKGPLATLVVQNGTLNKGDILVCGEAFGKIRAMYDDRGSLVDQVGPSNAVQIIGLNNVPLAGDEFESVDDLDVARERANARADAMRIERISAKAGQGKVTLSSIAASVSSGNQTGIDTHGLNVILKVDFQGSIEAIRQAIQALPQENVSLRFLLQAPGDVSLSDVDLAVASEGIVFGFNVKAPGSVKKYAKQKSVEIRLYKVIYDLIDDLRNAMEGLLDLAEEEVPLGSAKVRAVFSSGSGKAAGCMVTTGKVVEDCNVRVLRKGKEVYVGTLDSLRRVKETVKEVGAGLECGVGVDDFDDWEEGDVVEAFNTVKKARTLEEASATVTAALKGAGVQV; encoded by the exons ATGGCATCTCCTGCTTCTGTTACCAACCTGGGGAGTAAGGGAAGGCCCAGCCCACTGCTAACAGCGGCAGTGAGGAAAGGACACTTGGTTTCTAGGATCAGTTTTACAGGGTTTGACGGTGTCCGGAGGTGGCCGTGTGTGCCAGGGAGACTGTGTAGATGTATGGTCATAACTAACTTGATCGACGAGAAGGGAGCTCAATTCTCATCAAGAGCAAGTGTGAGTGTTAAAGCTGATGATGACAATGATCTTCTTTCGAAGCCCCTGCAGAGGCCAATCCGGCCGACTGGGCCTCCAGAAAGCACGAATACAGCAACCGCATCAGCACCTGCCAGGAAGCCAGGTGGCGCAATATTGCGAGACAGAGAGAAGGTTCGAGAGTCATTGGATGAGGTGTTGGAAAAGGCAGAAAAACTTGAGGCCTCAAACTCTAGAAATTCAGACAGGGAGAACAGTAAATTGAGACAGAATGATGTTGCAAAGCCTGATAGTCCAACGGCAACAGTGGTGGAGGAGGGCCCCAATTCAAAAAGAACAAAAACACTAAAGAGCGTATGGAGAAAGGGGAACCCTGTGCCAACTGTACATAAGGTGATTAAAGATCAGCCACGCACTGATAGTAGGTACCAGTCGATATCTCCAGCTAAACCAGCAGTCTCTTCTCCATCAAATTCAGCACCTCAGCTACTAACAAGACCTTCTGTAGCATCACCACCTCGTCGGCCCATAAAGGCTGATACACCGAAGGAGAAAAAAGGACCCATACTGATCGACAAATTTGCTTCCAAGAGACCAGTAGTTGACCCAGCTGTAGCTGAATCACTGGTAGACCCTGTAAAGCCCATACGAGGCCCACCAGTGAAATTGAAGGATAATCGTCGTAAAAAAGTCCTCACACCAGCTGGTTCCCGCCGGCGTGTGCCAAACAATGATCGAATAGTTGATGACGATGCTCCAATTCGCAAGGGAAGGAGATGGAGCAAGGCAAAACGTAGGGCTGCCAGGCTTGAGGCTTTAGAAGCTGAAGAACCAGTTAGGGTTGAAATCCTTGAAGTTGGTGAAGAAGGTATGGATATTGACGAATTAGCATATCAATTGGCAGTTGGCGAATCAGAAATCCTGCGATTTTTATCTGTCAGAGGAGCAATGGTTGACAATGTTCAGACTCTTGATAAAGATTTGGTTAAGATGGTTTGCATGGAATATGAAGTTGAGGTATTGGAAAGTGGTCCAATGAGAGTGGAAGAGATGGCAAAGAAGAATGAGTTCCTTGATGAGGAAGATTTGGATAAACTGGAAGTACGGCCTCCCATTGTAACTATAATGGGTCATGTCGATCATGGGAAG ACTACTCTGTTGGATTATATACGCAATAGCAAG GTGGTGGCATCTGAAGCTGGTGGAATAACACAAGGAATTGGAGCATATCAGGTTCTTGTGCCAGTTGATGGAAACCCTCAGGCTTGTGTTTTTCTTGACACTCCAGGACATGAG GCGTTTGGTGCCATGAGAGCTCGAGGAGCGAAGGTAACTGATATATGTATCATTGTCGTAGCTGCGGATGATGGCGTTCGGCCACAAACAAACGAGGCGATTGCGCATGCAAAAGCAGCTGGTGTGCCTATTATAATAGCTATAAATAAG GTGGACAAGGAGGGAGCTAATCAAGAACGAGTGATGCAAGAGCTTTCCCAAATTGGACTTATGCCAGAGATGTGGGGTGGTGATACCCCGATGATTCAG ATAAGTGCTCTCAAAGGAGAGAATGTTGACGAGCTATTAGAGACTGTCATGCTTGTTGCCGAG TTGCAAGAATTAAAAGCCAACCCTCATAGAAATGCAAAGGGCACAGTTATAGAAGCATGTCTTGACAAGGCTAAAGGACCTCTTGCCACCCTAGTTGTACAGAATGGAACCCTGAATAAGGGTGATATTCTTGTTTGTGGTGAGGCTTTTGGAAAG ATCCGCGCAATGTATGATGATCGTGGAAGTCTTGTAGACCAAGTAGGGCCATCTAATGCCGTGCAG ATTATTGGCCTGAACAATGTACCCCTTGCTGGTGACGAGTTTGAGTCTGTTGATGACCTTGATGTTGCACGTGAAAGGGCAAATGCTCGTGCTGATGCAATGAGAATTGAAAGGATATCTGCGAAAGCTGGGCAAGGAAAAGTCACTCTCTCATCCATTGCAGCGTCTGTTTCATCTGGAAACCAAACAGGGATTGATACGCATGGGTTAAATGTCATACTTAAAGTTGATTTTCAG GGTTCCATTGAGGCCATTAGGCAAGCCATTCAAGCGCTGCCTCAAGAAAATGTCTCTTTGAGGTTCCTACTTCAAGCTCCAGGAGATGTGAGTCTTAGTGATGTTGATCTGGCTGTTGCTTCGGAAGGAATTGTATTTGGTTTCAATGTCAAAGCTCCAGGATCAGTTAAGAAATATGCTAAACAGAAAAGTGTGGAAATCCGATTATACAAGGTGATCTATGATTTGATTGATGATTTGCGGAATGCCATGGAAGGACTTCTTGACCTTGCTGAG GAGGAGGTACCACTCGGTTCAGCCAAAGTTCGAGCTGTTTTCAGTAGTGGTAGTGGAAAGGCAGCAGGTTGCATGGTAACTACAGGGAAAGTTGTGGAAGACTGCAACGTTCGGGTTCTTCGTAAAGGAAAAGAAGTTTATGTGGGTACACTTGATTCCTTGAGACGGGTGAAAGAAACTGTGAAGGAG GTTGGCGCGGGGCTAGAGTGTGGTGTTGGGGTAGATGACTTTGACGATTGGGAGGAAGGTGACGTTGTGGAGGCATTCAACACTGTGAAGAAGGCAAGAACACTCGAGGAAGCCTCTGCCACCGTGACTGCGGCTCTCAAGGGTGCAGGCGTCCAGGTGTAG